A genomic region of Pseudomonas sp. MPC6 contains the following coding sequences:
- a CDS encoding flavin reductase family protein, translating into MIDAAIYKQVMGSFPSGVTVITTLDDDGQIVGLTASAFSSLSMDPALVLFCPNYSSDSYPVLIKNKRFAIHVLSGGQQSEAYAFARKGKDKAQGIEWTLSELGNPILANATAVIECELWREYEGGDHAIMVGAVKNLIVPQHNAGPLVYCHGKMGALPVLA; encoded by the coding sequence ATGATCGATGCTGCCATCTATAAACAAGTGATGGGTTCGTTTCCGTCCGGTGTGACCGTGATCACCACGCTCGATGACGATGGCCAGATTGTCGGCCTGACCGCCAGCGCGTTCAGTTCGCTGTCCATGGACCCGGCCCTGGTGCTGTTCTGCCCCAACTACAGCTCCGATTCCTACCCCGTGCTGATCAAGAACAAACGCTTTGCCATTCACGTCCTGTCCGGCGGCCAGCAGAGCGAAGCCTATGCCTTCGCCCGCAAAGGCAAGGACAAGGCGCAGGGCATCGAATGGACCTTGAGCGAGCTGGGCAACCCGATTCTGGCCAACGCCACGGCGGTGATCGAATGCGAACTGTGGCGCGAATATGAAGGCGGCGATCACGCGATCATGGTCGGCGCGGTGAAGAACCTCATCGTGCCCCAGCACAATGCCGGCCCGCTGGTGTACTGCCACGGCAAGATGGGTGCCCTGCCCGTTCTCGCCTGA
- a CDS encoding ABC transporter ATP-binding protein, which produces MSAVIKDSAQQSDKPLVSLRNLNKYYGDFAAVDDISLDIKDGEFLTFLGSSGSGKSTTLSMLAGFETPSSGEILVNGQSLVNVPPHKRDIGMVFQRYSLFPHLSVRDNIAFPLAIRKLATAERERRVDAMLKLVQLEQFAHRRPSQLSGGQQQRVAIARALVYEPRILLMDEPLGALDKKLREDLQDELRQLHRRLGITIVYVTHDQEEAMRLSQRIAIFSHGKIVGLGSGFDLYQNPPNAFVASFLGNSNFLKLKAQGNAVATFEGQSLSIRLTAGLQTDQDVLLMVRPEKAVALSVEQAAVEPLAAGWNEVSAKVVEVLFLGESQTCSVVTSGGTSMTVKALSAAGMPLKAGDPVRVRWATADACVYTEWAESDLNKAAGAH; this is translated from the coding sequence ATGAGTGCCGTGATCAAAGATTCCGCCCAGCAGAGTGACAAGCCCCTGGTCAGCCTGCGCAACCTGAACAAGTACTACGGCGACTTTGCCGCCGTGGACGACATCTCGCTGGACATCAAGGACGGTGAATTCCTCACCTTCCTCGGCTCCAGCGGCTCCGGCAAAAGCACCACCCTGTCGATGCTCGCCGGCTTCGAAACCCCGAGCAGCGGCGAGATCCTGGTCAACGGCCAGTCGCTGGTCAACGTGCCGCCACACAAGCGCGACATCGGCATGGTGTTCCAGCGTTACTCGCTGTTCCCGCACCTGTCGGTGCGCGACAACATTGCGTTCCCATTGGCGATTCGCAAACTGGCCACGGCCGAGCGCGAACGCCGGGTCGATGCCATGCTCAAGCTGGTGCAGCTCGAGCAATTTGCCCATCGCCGCCCTTCGCAACTGTCCGGCGGCCAGCAACAACGCGTCGCCATCGCCCGGGCGCTGGTCTATGAGCCACGCATCCTGCTGATGGACGAACCGCTCGGTGCCCTCGACAAAAAGCTGCGCGAAGACTTGCAGGACGAACTGCGCCAGCTGCATCGGCGCCTGGGCATCACCATTGTCTACGTGACCCACGACCAGGAAGAAGCCATGCGCCTGTCCCAGCGCATTGCGATTTTCAGCCATGGCAAGATCGTCGGTTTGGGCAGCGGCTTCGACCTGTACCAGAATCCGCCGAATGCCTTTGTCGCGTCGTTCCTGGGTAACTCGAACTTCCTCAAGCTCAAGGCCCAGGGCAATGCGGTGGCGACGTTTGAAGGTCAATCGTTGTCGATTCGCCTGACGGCCGGGCTGCAAACCGATCAGGATGTACTGCTGATGGTGCGTCCGGAAAAAGCCGTGGCATTGAGTGTCGAGCAAGCGGCTGTCGAACCCTTGGCGGCCGGCTGGAATGAAGTCTCGGCCAAGGTCGTGGAAGTGTTGTTCCTGGGTGAGAGCCAGACCTGCAGCGTGGTGACGTCGGGCGGCACTTCGATGACGGTCAAGGCGCTGTCGGCGGCGGGCATGCCGCTCAAGGCCGGTGATCCGGTGCGTGTGCGTTGGGCGACGGCGGATGCTTGTGTGTATACCGAATGGGCTGAGAGTGATTTGAACAAGGCTGCCGGGGCTCATTGA
- a CDS encoding ABC transporter permease: protein MLLTPNAMSRRMRFGLYATTGLIALFLLLPIVFIVLLSFGSSQWLVFPPPGWTLKWYGQFFSNPDWMNAAVASLKVAVLTTICAVALGLPTAFALVRGRFPGREMLYGLFTLPMIVPLVIIAVAVYALFLKLGYTGTMFAFVVSHVIVALPFTIISIINSLKLFDQSIEDAAVICGASRLQAVFKVTFPAIRPGMVAGALFAFLVSWDEVVLSVMMASPTLQTLPVKMWTTLRQDLTPVIAVASTLLIGLSVLVMVIAAAVRRRNPISA from the coding sequence ATGCTCCTGACCCCCAATGCCATGAGCCGGCGCATGCGCTTCGGCCTGTATGCCACCACCGGGCTGATCGCACTGTTCCTGCTGCTGCCGATCGTGTTCATCGTGCTGCTGTCCTTCGGCTCATCCCAATGGCTGGTGTTCCCGCCACCGGGCTGGACCCTGAAATGGTACGGCCAGTTCTTCTCCAACCCCGACTGGATGAACGCGGCGGTGGCCAGCCTCAAGGTCGCGGTCCTGACGACCATCTGCGCCGTCGCCCTGGGTTTGCCGACCGCTTTCGCCCTGGTGCGCGGGCGCTTCCCGGGCCGGGAAATGCTCTACGGCCTGTTCACCCTGCCGATGATCGTGCCGCTGGTGATCATTGCCGTGGCGGTGTACGCGCTGTTTCTCAAGCTCGGCTACACCGGGACCATGTTCGCCTTCGTCGTCAGTCACGTGATCGTCGCGCTGCCATTCACCATCATCTCGATCATCAACTCGCTGAAGCTGTTCGATCAGTCGATCGAGGATGCCGCGGTGATCTGCGGTGCCTCGCGCCTGCAAGCGGTGTTCAAGGTGACCTTTCCGGCGATTCGTCCGGGCATGGTCGCCGGCGCCCTGTTCGCCTTCCTCGTGTCCTGGGATGAAGTGGTGCTGAGCGTGATGATGGCCAGCCCGACCCTGCAAACCCTTCCCGTGAAAATGTGGACCACCCTGCGCCAGGACCTGACGCCCGTGATCGCCGTCGCTTCGACGCTGCTGATCGGCCTCTCGGTATTGGTCATGGTCATCGCCGCCGCCGTTCGCCGGCGCAACCCAATCAGCGCCTGA
- a CDS encoding isochorismatase family cysteine hydrolase: protein MNNNNALLIIDMQQEDGFVLENFDPVLANTAALLESARRRRVPVIYTRHINQADGSDLPRGEPRAADGGPSSYRAGTRQVEIIERLAPRPDELVVDKGRYSAFHRTDLDNQLKALGVDTLIVCGVLTDVCVLSTVFDAFALGYAIRLVSDACTTTTLAGHYSALLIMANWVYALEILTGEQCLRALEGEDYLSLVPGQPDEFAYQPHQLESTIARLQTRLVQTQE, encoded by the coding sequence ATGAACAACAATAACGCGCTGTTGATCATCGACATGCAGCAAGAGGACGGCTTCGTCCTGGAAAATTTCGACCCAGTGCTGGCCAATACGGCCGCCCTGCTCGAGTCCGCCCGCCGTCGGCGGGTCCCTGTCATCTATACCCGCCACATCAATCAGGCCGACGGCAGTGATTTGCCGCGCGGCGAACCACGTGCGGCCGACGGCGGCCCGAGCAGCTATCGCGCCGGTACCCGGCAAGTGGAAATCATCGAGCGCCTGGCACCGCGGCCCGATGAACTCGTCGTCGACAAGGGTCGCTACAGCGCCTTCCACCGCACTGACCTGGACAATCAACTCAAGGCGCTTGGAGTCGACACCCTGATCGTCTGCGGCGTGTTGACCGATGTCTGTGTACTGAGCACGGTGTTCGATGCCTTCGCCCTGGGTTATGCCATTCGCCTGGTCAGCGACGCCTGCACCACGACCACGCTGGCCGGGCACTACTCGGCACTGCTGATCATGGCCAACTGGGTCTACGCTCTGGAAATCCTCACCGGCGAGCAATGCCTGCGCGCCCTCGAGGGTGAAGACTACTTGAGCCTGGTCCCCGGGCAGCCGGATGAATTCGCCTACCAGCCCCACCAACTGGAAAGCACCATCGCCCGTTTGCAAACCCGCCTCGTCCAGACCCAGGAGTGA
- a CDS encoding cytosine permease, with protein sequence MSQMSRQDPLIENHTVDYVPLAERHGKARDLFTLWFSTNIAPLPIVTGAMVVQVFHLDLFWGLLAIALGHMIGGLVIALASAQGPRMGIPQMVQSRGQFGRYGALLIVFFAALIYIGFFISNIVLAGKSIVGIAPSVPVPASILIGALSATAIGVIGYRFIHTLNRIGTWVMGSALLAGFLYIFAHDLPADFFSRGGFNLSGWLATVSLGIIWQISFSPYVSDYSRYLPADIGIAKPFWATYLGATLGTILSFTFGAVAVLATPEGTEAMAAVKQSTGWLGPILMVLFLLNIISHNALNLYGAVLSIITSIQTFASQWTPSIKVRVVLSSIVLAGCCVVALGASADFISQFIGLILALLLVLVPWASINLIDFYLIKRGSYDIASIFRADGGIYGRFNLHAIVAYFIGIIVQLPFANTSLYVGPYANLIEGADLSWLVGLVVTCPLYYCLATRGQAQDLKAARLGYTD encoded by the coding sequence ATGTCCCAGATGTCCCGGCAAGACCCCCTGATCGAGAATCACACGGTCGATTACGTCCCACTCGCGGAACGCCATGGGAAGGCCCGCGATCTGTTCACCCTATGGTTCAGCACCAACATCGCACCGCTGCCCATTGTCACCGGCGCCATGGTGGTGCAGGTGTTCCACCTCGACCTGTTCTGGGGGCTGCTGGCGATTGCGCTCGGCCACATGATCGGCGGCCTGGTGATTGCCCTGGCATCGGCCCAGGGCCCGCGCATGGGAATTCCGCAGATGGTGCAGAGCCGCGGCCAGTTCGGCCGTTATGGCGCGCTGCTGATCGTGTTCTTCGCGGCGCTGATCTATATCGGTTTTTTCATCTCCAACATCGTCCTCGCTGGTAAATCGATCGTCGGCATCGCGCCGTCGGTGCCGGTACCGGCGAGCATCCTTATCGGTGCTTTGAGCGCCACGGCGATCGGGGTGATCGGCTACCGCTTCATCCACACCCTCAACCGCATCGGCACCTGGGTCATGGGCAGCGCCTTGCTCGCCGGGTTCCTCTACATCTTCGCCCATGACCTGCCGGCGGACTTCTTCAGTCGCGGCGGTTTCAACCTGTCCGGCTGGCTGGCGACGGTGTCGCTGGGCATCATCTGGCAGATCAGCTTCTCGCCTTATGTGTCGGACTACTCGCGTTACCTGCCGGCGGATATCGGCATTGCCAAGCCGTTCTGGGCCACTTACCTGGGGGCGACCCTGGGCACCATCCTGTCGTTCACCTTTGGTGCGGTGGCGGTGCTGGCGACCCCGGAAGGCACCGAGGCGATGGCCGCGGTCAAGCAATCCACCGGCTGGCTGGGGCCGATCCTGATGGTGCTGTTCCTGCTCAACATCATCAGCCACAACGCCTTGAATCTGTATGGCGCGGTGCTGTCGATCATCACGTCGATCCAGACCTTCGCCAGCCAGTGGACACCGAGCATCAAGGTGCGGGTGGTGTTGTCGAGCATTGTATTGGCGGGCTGCTGCGTGGTGGCGCTGGGTGCTTCGGCGGACTTCATATCGCAGTTCATCGGTTTGATTCTGGCGCTGCTGCTGGTGCTGGTGCCTTGGGCTTCGATCAACCTGATTGATTTCTACCTGATCAAGCGTGGCAGCTATGACATTGCCTCGATCTTCCGGGCGGATGGGGGGATTTACGGGCGGTTCAATCTGCATGCGATCGTGGCGTATTTCATCGGGATTATCGTGCAGTTGCCATTTGCCAATACCTCGTTGTATGTCGGGCCCTATGCCAATTTGATTGAAGGGGCTGACTTGTCGTGGCTGGTGGGGTTGGTGGTGACTTGTCCGCTGTACTACTGCCTGGCGACGCGTGGGCAGGCTCAAGATCTCAAGGCCGCCAGGCTCGGTTATACCGACTGA
- a CDS encoding LLM class flavin-dependent oxidoreductase — MKFSLFVHMERWDESVSHRQLFEDLTELTLMAEAGGFSTVWIGEHHAMEYTISPSPMPLLAYLAAKTTTIHLGAGTIIAPFWHPLRVAGECALLDVISNGRMEVGLARGAYQVEFDRMAGGMPASSGGQALREMVPVVRALWQGDYAHDGDIWKFPTSTSVPKPIQKPNPPMWIAARDPDSHNFAVANGCNVMVTPLMKGDEEVLDLKNKFQTALDNNPDVPRPQLMVLRHTHVHSVDDPEGWKVGAKAISRFYRTFDAWFGNKTTPVNGFLEPSPEEKFAERPEFQLESLHRTAMIGTPEEIIPRIKYYQELGVDEFSFWCDNSLPHAEKKKSLELFIKHVVPAFR; from the coding sequence ATGAAGTTTTCCCTGTTCGTGCACATGGAACGTTGGGACGAAAGTGTCAGCCACCGTCAGCTGTTCGAAGACTTGACCGAACTGACCCTGATGGCCGAGGCCGGTGGTTTCAGCACCGTCTGGATCGGCGAGCACCACGCCATGGAATACACCATCTCGCCGAGCCCGATGCCGCTGTTGGCCTACCTGGCCGCCAAGACCACCACCATCCACCTCGGCGCCGGCACCATCATCGCGCCGTTCTGGCACCCGTTGCGGGTCGCCGGCGAATGCGCCCTGCTCGATGTGATCAGTAACGGCCGCATGGAAGTCGGGCTGGCCCGCGGTGCCTACCAGGTGGAGTTCGACCGCATGGCCGGCGGCATGCCTGCGTCCTCCGGTGGTCAGGCCCTGCGGGAAATGGTTCCGGTGGTGCGCGCCCTGTGGCAAGGCGATTACGCCCACGACGGCGATATCTGGAAATTCCCGACGTCCACCAGCGTGCCCAAGCCGATCCAGAAGCCCAACCCGCCGATGTGGATCGCCGCCCGCGACCCGGATTCGCACAACTTCGCAGTGGCCAACGGCTGCAACGTCATGGTCACGCCGCTGATGAAAGGCGACGAAGAAGTCCTCGACCTGAAGAACAAGTTCCAGACGGCCCTGGACAACAACCCGGACGTGCCGCGCCCACAATTGATGGTGCTGCGCCACACCCACGTCCACTCGGTCGACGATCCCGAGGGCTGGAAAGTCGGGGCCAAGGCCATCTCGCGTTTCTACCGCACCTTCGACGCCTGGTTCGGCAACAAGACCACGCCGGTCAACGGCTTCCTGGAACCGAGCCCGGAAGAGAAGTTCGCCGAGCGCCCGGAGTTCCAACTCGAGAGCCTGCACAGGACCGCGATGATCGGGACCCCGGAAGAAATCATCCCGCGCATCAAGTACTACCAGGAACTGGGGGTCGACGAGTTCAGCTTCTGGTGCGATAACAGCCTGCCCCACGCGGAGAAGAAAAAATCCCTGGAGCTGTTTATCAAACACGTGGTCCCGGCGTTCCGCTGA